CATATCATGCGGGCTTAGATAATGAAACACGAGCCAAAACTCAGGATCAATTTATTAATGATGATTGTCAGGTAGTTTGTGCTACCATTGCTTTCGGGATGGGAATTGACAAATCAAATGTTCGCTGGGTAATTCATTACAATCTTCCAAAAAATATAGAAGGATATTACCAAGAAATTGGCCGTGCGGGCCGAGATGGTTTGCCAGCTGAAACCGTTTTGTTTGAAAGTTACGCCGATGTAATTCAATTGCAGAAATTCGCATCTGAAGGATTGAACTCTGATATTCAATTGGCAAAATTAGATCGTATGAAACAATATGCCGATGCTGTAAGTTGTCGCAGAAAAATTCTACTTTCTTATTTTGGTGAATTGGTAAAAGAGAATTGCGGAAACTGCGATATTTGCAAAAATCCGCCAACTTTTTTTGATGGGACGATTCTCGCGCAAAAAGCTTTGTCTGCAATTGTACGATTGAAAGAATCTGAGCCTCTAGCGGTAATTGTGGATTTTTTGAGAGGCTCGAGAAATGCCTATATCTATGAAAAAAATTATCAAGAGCTAAAAACGTACGGAATTGGTGCTGATGTTTCTTGGTACGATTGGAATCAATATCTTATCCAGCTTATCAATTTAGGATATTGCGAAATTGCTTTTCACCAGCATAATAAAATTTTGCTTACCCCTTTTGCGAAGAAAGTTTTATTTGAGGGAGAAAAAGTAAAACTGACTACGGTTGTCAAAAAAGTAATTGATAAAAACGAAGCCAAGGAAGCAAAACCAAAAGCTGCTAAAAATTCTCTTTTTGAAACGCTTAGAAAACTACGCTACGAAATTGCTCAAGAAGAAGAAGTTCCTGCTTATGTTATTTTTAGCGATGCTTCATTGAGACAAATGGAAGTTTTAAGACCAATGACTGACGAAGATTTCCTTGCTGTTGAAGGTGTTGGTAAAGCCAAACTTGAAAAATACGGAACTGATTTTATAAATGCTATAATTGAATTTCATCGAAATAAATCGGTTGTAAAAAAAGAGAAAAAAGAGAATACTTATAAAAAAACATTAGAATTATTTCAAACCGGACTTTCAGTAGATGAAATTGCTGGGCAACGAAATTTAGGTGAAACTACAATCATTTCTCATTTGGCTAAATTATACGTTGACGGCAATGATATAGATTTAAGTCAGTTTGTTTCGGAAGATGAAATTATTCAAATTGAAAAAGCTCAGATAGAACTAGAAAATCCAAATGCATTAAGACCTTACTTTGAATATTTTGAAGAAAAAATGTCTTATGATAAAATTCGATTTGGATTGGCTTTTTTGGAAAGAAAACATCAAACGGCATAAAAGCAAAAAAACTGTACTTTTTCAAGTACAGTTTTTTTGTTATAAGTAAATTTTACAAATATCTTTCTTCAAAAACTTTCTGATGATGCTTTTGATGTCCGATCATTACAAAACCTAAAGCGCGAACTGAAATTTGATTGCCAGAAGCTGTACCAATTCTTTTAAGTTGTTCTTCAGATAAACTTTTGTAAAACAATAAAGTGGAATGCCTTAAAGCTGAAAATTCAGTAAGTAGATCTTGAATACTTCTGCTATTTGAATTTGTATTGTCCGCATAATCATTTTCTTCAAAACTTGGCAAAGGCGTTTTGTCGTTTCTCGAAAAACGCAAAGCACGATATGCAAAAATTCTTTCAGTGTCTATTACATGCTGAATAATATCTTTGATTGTCCACTTTCCTTCTGCATAGCGATAATCAAATTTATCCATCGGAATATTTTGAACAAATCGAATAAACTCATGAAGAGAAATTTCTAATTCTTCAATTAAAATACCATCTCCAGCTGCTTTAATGTAAGTTCCAAAATGGCCTGAATATTCATTTTCCAATAATTCTGTTGCTATCATTTCTTTATTTTTTTAAGCTGAATTTCTGCTTGCATTCGTATTTCCGAATAGAGATCTCGTTACGATTTTTTCATAAACTTTAATCAATTCTTCGTTAGGAGTTTGCTCTTTGTTTAGCTCATTTATTCTCAATAAAGCATATTGCTGAATTGTCAATAAAGGTAAAACAATACGCTCTCTTATTTGAATAGAAGCAATACCATCAGGATAATTTTCCATCAATGTTTTGTGATCTGCAATTTTTAACAAAAGACGTTTTGTTTCTGAAAATTCATCGTAAATAATCTGCCAGAATTCACCAAACTCAGGGTCATTTTTCATGTAAGCTGTCAAAGGCAAGAATGATTTTGCTAATGACATCATACTATTTTCAAGCAAAGTTTTGAAAAACAATGAATTGTGATATAAATCGCTTACTTTGTTCCATTGTCCGGATTCTTCAAAATGTTTTAAAGCAGAACCTACTCCAAA
The Flavobacterium humidisoli DNA segment above includes these coding regions:
- the recQ gene encoding DNA helicase RecQ; its protein translation is MTSEILHTTLKENFGFEKFRPNQETIINTILSGQDTLAIMPTGGGKSICFQLPALILPGITIVISPLIALMKDQVDSLKTNGISACFINSSQSSQEQKYYIDNLKTNHFKLVYIAPESLSYLDMAFNELNISLIAIDEAHCISSWGHDFRPAYTNLGYLKSRFPSTPILALTATADKATRTDISKQLNLQNPKTFIASFDRANLSLEVRPALDRVKQIIDFIENKPNESGIIYCLSRKTTEELAEKLKKNGIEAKAYHAGLDNETRAKTQDQFINDDCQVVCATIAFGMGIDKSNVRWVIHYNLPKNIEGYYQEIGRAGRDGLPAETVLFESYADVIQLQKFASEGLNSDIQLAKLDRMKQYADAVSCRRKILLSYFGELVKENCGNCDICKNPPTFFDGTILAQKALSAIVRLKESEPLAVIVDFLRGSRNAYIYEKNYQELKTYGIGADVSWYDWNQYLIQLINLGYCEIAFHQHNKILLTPFAKKVLFEGEKVKLTTVVKKVIDKNEAKEAKPKAAKNSLFETLRKLRYEIAQEEEVPAYVIFSDASLRQMEVLRPMTDEDFLAVEGVGKAKLEKYGTDFINAIIEFHRNKSVVKKEKKENTYKKTLELFQTGLSVDEIAGQRNLGETTIISHLAKLYVDGNDIDLSQFVSEDEIIQIEKAQIELENPNALRPYFEYFEEKMSYDKIRFGLAFLERKHQTA
- a CDS encoding DinB family protein, coding for MIATELLENEYSGHFGTYIKAAGDGILIEELEISLHEFIRFVQNIPMDKFDYRYAEGKWTIKDIIQHVIDTERIFAYRALRFSRNDKTPLPSFEENDYADNTNSNSRSIQDLLTEFSALRHSTLLFYKSLSEEQLKRIGTASGNQISVRALGFVMIGHQKHHQKVFEERYL